A single region of the Mycobacterium lentiflavum genome encodes:
- a CDS encoding SDR family NAD(P)-dependent oxidoreductase, with protein sequence MSEGAFLITGANAGLGKDAARQLALRDDVSTIYLACRDEAKARAAQADLQRITGTSVFEIVIMDTSDLASVREAVTAIDRPLRAVLLNAGGMGGPTPFAHTADGVTTMFAVNVLGHVVLLECLLAAGLLTSTAVLTGSEAARGVPKLRIKRPTFDTHSVDEFTSVIDGSFFNGRKRDPMLAYGQAKYLGALWMSALARQHPELRLLTVSPGNSTGTEATRDLPAVLRVLMQRVMPRVGPLFGISHPVDVGAKRLVDGLVGGSLDSGRFYASAQNTISGPLVDQATIVADFADDTIQDHAYAAIHAFLDPRP encoded by the coding sequence AGCTGGCGCTGCGCGACGATGTCAGCACCATTTACTTGGCCTGCCGTGACGAGGCCAAGGCGCGGGCAGCTCAGGCCGACCTGCAGCGGATTACGGGGACGTCGGTCTTCGAGATCGTGATCATGGACACCAGCGACCTGGCGTCGGTGCGGGAGGCGGTCACGGCGATCGACCGGCCGTTGCGGGCGGTTCTGCTCAACGCCGGCGGCATGGGCGGACCCACCCCGTTCGCGCACACTGCTGACGGGGTGACGACGATGTTCGCGGTCAACGTACTCGGGCACGTCGTGCTGCTCGAGTGTCTGTTGGCGGCCGGGTTGCTGACCTCCACGGCAGTGCTAACGGGCAGCGAGGCCGCACGGGGGGTGCCGAAACTGCGGATCAAGCGCCCCACCTTCGACACGCATTCGGTCGACGAGTTCACCTCGGTCATCGACGGGTCGTTCTTCAATGGCCGCAAGCGCGATCCGATGCTCGCCTACGGGCAGGCCAAGTACTTGGGTGCGCTGTGGATGTCAGCGTTGGCGCGCCAGCACCCCGAGCTTCGCTTGCTTACCGTCAGCCCGGGCAACAGCACCGGCACCGAGGCCACGAGGGACCTACCCGCCGTGCTCAGGGTGTTGATGCAACGCGTCATGCCCAGGGTGGGCCCGCTTTTCGGTATCTCTCACCCCGTGGACGTCGGGGCCAAGCGCCTCGTCGACGGCCTGGTCGGCGGTTCGTTGGACAGCGGCCGGTTCTATGCCAGTGCGCAGAACACCATTAGTGGTCCCCTGGTCGACCAGGCCACCATCGTCGCCGACTTCGCCGACGACACGATCCAGGATCACGCCTACGCCGCCATCCATGCGTTCCTGGATCCGCGGCCGTGA
- a CDS encoding DUF427 domain-containing protein: protein MKASIDGVVVADAPESDLVNIEGNYYFPPSSLDAAAFSDSPTSYTCPWKGSAQYHDVSAGGSTHHDAAWSYPDPYPSSFDRVGRDYSHYVAFDREQVTIG, encoded by the coding sequence ATGAAGGCATCCATCGACGGCGTCGTCGTCGCCGACGCCCCGGAGTCGGATCTGGTCAACATCGAGGGCAACTACTACTTCCCGCCCTCGTCGCTGGACGCTGCGGCGTTCAGCGACAGCCCGACGTCCTACACCTGCCCATGGAAGGGGTCCGCTCAGTATCACGACGTATCGGCAGGTGGTTCCACCCATCACGATGCAGCATGGAGTTATCCGGACCCGTATCCGTCGTCGTTTGACCGAGTCGGTCGTGACTACTCCCACTACGTCGCCTTCGACCGAGAACAGGTGACGATCGGCTGA
- a CDS encoding carboxymuconolactone decarboxylase family protein, producing the protein MNIPTTYAATVTVPLPDDDVIKEVIEAYFGGTYQPDATLNVVKMFAGTGAHFPGVIDTVQAIFGPEGINPKHRQMCMMRVAKAFDAPYEWQIHSAIGRNVGLSDDDIAAIASDGPVTGIDADYVLLGRAIDEFAGAKTLTDETLSELLTAFGEDSTRKYIFSISYFVFMGLWLNGCRVPLETTDKIGGRDTNPAGTSAETVSTSS; encoded by the coding sequence ATGAACATCCCGACTACCTACGCGGCGACGGTGACAGTGCCGCTGCCCGATGATGACGTCATCAAGGAGGTCATCGAGGCCTACTTCGGTGGCACCTATCAGCCCGACGCGACGCTGAACGTCGTCAAGATGTTCGCCGGAACGGGAGCGCACTTCCCGGGCGTGATCGATACGGTCCAGGCGATCTTCGGCCCCGAGGGCATCAACCCCAAGCACCGGCAGATGTGCATGATGCGCGTCGCCAAGGCTTTCGACGCACCCTACGAGTGGCAGATCCACTCGGCGATCGGCCGCAACGTGGGACTCAGCGACGACGACATCGCCGCCATCGCCTCCGACGGGCCCGTCACCGGAATCGACGCAGACTACGTTCTACTGGGCCGGGCGATCGACGAGTTCGCCGGCGCGAAGACGCTGACCGACGAGACGCTCAGCGAACTCCTGACCGCCTTTGGTGAGGACTCGACACGCAAGTACATTTTCTCGATCTCCTACTTCGTCTTCATGGGCCTGTGGCTCAACGGCTGCCGCGTCCCGTTGGAGACCACCGACAAGATCGGCGGGAGGGACACCAACCCGGCCGGGACATCTGCGGAGACCGTCTCCACTAGCTCCTAA
- a CDS encoding TetR/AcrR family transcriptional regulator produces MATKESVTGTHRLTPKGRATRERIVATAAQLMYDQGVAATSPADVQKAAGVGASQMYHYFEDKEALIRAVIAHRVQALLATLGGLDSMEGLRAWRDFVVDTQRQRNCAGGCPLGSLVGELAEPFPDCRGDLVGGFDQWEAAIRGGLQAMWDRGELRRTANPDRLATVLLAAVEGGMLLAQVRRDSAPLETALDDVLDRIEELRPRRAPARR; encoded by the coding sequence ATGGCAACGAAAGAATCGGTCACCGGCACCCACCGGCTCACCCCCAAGGGACGGGCTACCCGGGAGCGGATCGTGGCCACGGCAGCGCAACTGATGTACGACCAGGGTGTCGCCGCCACCAGCCCCGCTGACGTTCAGAAGGCCGCTGGCGTTGGCGCTTCGCAGATGTACCACTATTTCGAGGACAAGGAAGCCTTGATCAGGGCCGTCATCGCCCACCGCGTCCAGGCTCTGCTGGCAACGCTGGGCGGGCTGGACAGCATGGAGGGTCTGCGCGCCTGGCGAGACTTCGTCGTCGACACCCAACGCCAGCGGAACTGCGCAGGCGGCTGCCCGCTCGGGTCGCTGGTCGGTGAGCTGGCCGAACCATTCCCGGACTGTCGAGGCGACCTGGTCGGGGGATTCGACCAGTGGGAAGCGGCGATCCGCGGGGGCCTGCAAGCCATGTGGGATCGGGGCGAGTTGCGCCGCACGGCCAACCCCGACCGCCTGGCGACCGTGCTGCTGGCCGCGGTCGAAGGCGGGATGCTGCTCGCGCAGGTTCGCCGCGACTCCGCCCCTCTGGAAACCGCGCTCGATGACGTCCTCGACCGCATCGAGGAGCTCAGGCCCCGACGCGCGCCGGCCCGTCGATAA
- a CDS encoding DUF4267 domain-containing protein yields MTITATIGYVLAGILAAAIIFIGARFLIAPRVAAAGYGVPADPDQPAIRAYLGVKGIRDIATGLFVIILMLAHATHLIGWIMLAATAIPIVDATIVLRNSAAKSVAYGVHGGTAAAMLITTALLLVS; encoded by the coding sequence ATGACCATCACCGCCACGATCGGCTACGTCCTGGCCGGCATTCTCGCCGCGGCCATCATCTTCATCGGCGCCCGATTCCTGATCGCGCCACGCGTCGCGGCCGCCGGCTACGGCGTGCCCGCCGATCCTGACCAACCGGCAATACGCGCCTACCTCGGCGTCAAGGGCATCCGCGACATCGCCACCGGGCTATTCGTGATCATCCTGATGCTCGCGCACGCTACCCACCTCATCGGCTGGATCATGCTGGCCGCCACCGCAATCCCGATCGTTGACGCCACCATCGTGCTGCGCAACAGCGCAGCCAAGTCCGTCGCCTACGGAGTGCACGGCGGCACCGCGGCAGCCATGCTCATCACGACCGCCCTGCTGCTGGTCTCCTGA
- a CDS encoding DUF1772 domain-containing protein, which produces MVMELLSRIAALVAVLGTGVVYGTDVFCAMVMRPALHHLDDNTLVTVMGHVHRYGDRRMPVPGVLGIVAAAISAATAAVCAHWLQAITATVALGALLIWLLVYLRISAPINRQLTAAADSGETLPDGRALQAGWDAVINARAALQGLAVAALCVVLMI; this is translated from the coding sequence ATGGTAATGGAACTGCTCAGCCGCATTGCCGCACTGGTCGCGGTGCTGGGTACCGGCGTGGTGTACGGCACCGACGTGTTCTGCGCGATGGTCATGCGCCCCGCGCTGCACCACCTCGACGACAACACCCTGGTCACCGTGATGGGCCACGTGCACCGCTACGGCGACCGGCGCATGCCCGTGCCGGGCGTGCTCGGCATCGTCGCGGCAGCGATCAGCGCGGCGACCGCAGCAGTCTGCGCGCACTGGCTGCAAGCGATCACCGCGACCGTCGCGCTGGGGGCGCTGCTGATCTGGCTGCTGGTCTACCTGCGCATCAGCGCGCCCATCAATCGCCAGCTGACCGCCGCCGCCGACAGCGGCGAAACGCTGCCGGACGGGCGTGCCCTGCAAGCGGGATGGGATGCGGTCATCAACGCCCGCGCAGCGCTGCAGGGCCTGGCCGTCGCCGCGTTGTGTGTCGTGCTGATGATCTGA
- a CDS encoding TetR/AcrR family transcriptional regulator, giving the protein MAIEDRRERERSARRRLIVSTARQLAESEGWDAVTTRRLSTEIEYSQPVLYKHFTGMEQIADAVALEGFGELAEVIRGACADDDVPANVVLNRIAQAYLDFAHTNPAVYEAMFTRATALHFSADDTPAELLSAFAALHQALARVGPGRDVDTLTEVFWAALHGLVTLGATRRLRPDHVSQRVRLLVEHFTGMREPTAEGGSA; this is encoded by the coding sequence ATGGCTATCGAGGATCGCCGTGAGCGCGAGCGGTCCGCTCGGCGACGACTGATCGTGTCAACGGCCCGTCAGTTGGCCGAGTCGGAAGGCTGGGACGCGGTGACCACGCGGCGGTTGTCCACCGAGATCGAGTACAGCCAACCCGTGTTGTACAAGCACTTCACCGGCATGGAACAGATCGCCGACGCAGTCGCCCTCGAGGGATTCGGCGAACTCGCCGAGGTGATCCGCGGCGCCTGTGCGGACGACGACGTCCCGGCCAACGTGGTGCTTAACCGAATCGCACAGGCGTATCTGGATTTTGCTCATACCAACCCGGCCGTATATGAGGCGATGTTCACCCGTGCGACGGCGCTGCACTTCAGCGCCGACGACACACCGGCTGAGTTGTTGTCGGCTTTCGCCGCGCTGCATCAGGCACTCGCTCGAGTCGGCCCTGGGCGCGACGTCGACACGCTCACCGAGGTGTTCTGGGCTGCATTGCATGGGCTGGTCACCCTGGGCGCCACCAGACGATTACGGCCCGACCATGTCTCACAACGTGTTCGGCTGTTGGTCGAGCACTTCACCGGCATGCGGGAACCAACCGCCGAAGGCGGATCGGCGTGA
- a CDS encoding NADP-dependent oxidoreductase, whose protein sequence is MKAVRYHEYGDSSVLRYEEAPRPVPGPQQVLVKVAATTFNPVDAGIRGGYLAEVYEVSFPHIPGVDVAGIIAEIGEGVQDWKVGDSVVAFLPLDADGAAAEYTLVPAESLAAAPRSVPLADAAALPEPALTAWQALFEVAGLTGGQSVLINGASGAVGGYAVQLAKQAGAVVTATAKDRDAERLRGLGADRIVDYIDYGRSPIDIDGAPFDVVLNLVSTTDEQTGALISVVTDGGFHVGTMVFGPQDPPRGVRTQRVFVRSDAAQLAELVKRVDDGRLRIEIAERRPLADAAAVHDDSDAGRLHGKTLLIPTER, encoded by the coding sequence ATGAAGGCTGTTCGGTACCACGAATACGGCGACAGCAGCGTTCTGCGGTACGAGGAGGCCCCGCGCCCGGTACCCGGACCACAACAGGTGCTGGTCAAAGTGGCGGCGACCACGTTCAACCCGGTGGACGCCGGCATCCGCGGCGGCTATCTGGCCGAGGTGTACGAGGTCAGCTTCCCTCACATTCCGGGCGTCGACGTCGCGGGGATCATCGCCGAAATCGGTGAGGGAGTGCAGGATTGGAAGGTCGGCGACTCGGTCGTTGCGTTCCTGCCGCTTGATGCCGACGGCGCCGCCGCCGAATACACCCTGGTCCCCGCCGAATCGCTGGCCGCTGCGCCGAGATCGGTGCCGCTGGCCGACGCCGCAGCACTGCCCGAACCCGCGCTGACGGCCTGGCAGGCCCTGTTCGAGGTCGCCGGGCTTACGGGCGGGCAGTCGGTGCTGATCAACGGCGCCTCGGGCGCGGTCGGCGGCTACGCCGTTCAGCTGGCCAAGCAGGCCGGCGCCGTGGTCACCGCCACTGCCAAGGACCGCGACGCCGAGCGGCTGCGTGGCCTGGGAGCCGACCGAATCGTCGACTACATCGACTACGGGCGGTCACCGATCGACATCGATGGTGCCCCGTTCGATGTGGTTCTCAACCTGGTCAGCACCACCGATGAGCAGACCGGCGCCCTTATCAGTGTCGTGACCGACGGCGGCTTCCACGTCGGCACCATGGTCTTCGGCCCGCAGGACCCGCCCCGAGGAGTCCGCACCCAGCGGGTCTTCGTCCGCAGCGACGCTGCCCAACTGGCCGAACTGGTCAAGCGCGTCGACGACGGCCGGCTCCGCATCGAGATCGCCGAACGCCGCCCGCTGGCGGATGCCGCGGCCGTGCACGACGACTCCGATGCCGGCCGGCTGCACGGCAAAACCCTGCTCATCCCCACCGAGCGCTAA
- a CDS encoding MarR family winged helix-turn-helix transcriptional regulator, with the protein MDASLNPVQLRAYFALMESVSLLEYAVRRQLQDDGDLSYVQFEILAKLADAGQPLTMTDLADGVVYSRSGLTHQAGLLEKQGLITRAVSSEDQRATVVEITDEGRARVAQVLPGHIEVVRELLFDSLSDQEVRRLGDMMSKARDHMRARPPRSAAPRGRAGAVK; encoded by the coding sequence ATGGACGCCTCATTGAATCCCGTCCAACTGCGGGCGTACTTCGCCCTGATGGAGTCGGTGAGCTTGCTTGAATATGCCGTGCGCCGACAGTTGCAGGACGACGGAGACCTCAGCTACGTCCAGTTCGAGATCCTGGCCAAGCTGGCTGACGCCGGGCAACCGCTCACCATGACCGATCTCGCCGACGGCGTCGTGTACAGCCGCTCGGGTCTGACCCATCAGGCCGGCCTGCTCGAGAAGCAGGGTTTGATCACTCGCGCGGTCTCGTCTGAGGACCAGCGCGCCACGGTCGTCGAGATCACCGACGAGGGCCGCGCCCGCGTCGCCCAGGTGTTGCCCGGGCACATCGAGGTCGTGCGCGAGCTGTTGTTCGACTCGCTGTCCGATCAAGAGGTGCGCAGGCTCGGCGACATGATGAGCAAGGCCCGCGACCACATGCGTGCCCGCCCGCCCCGATCGGCCGCCCCGCGCGGACGTGCCGGGGCCGTTAAATAG
- a CDS encoding type II toxin-antitoxin system VapC family toxin produces MKIVDANVLLYAVNSAAEHHNASRRWLDNALSGADTVGLAWVPLLAFVRLTTKIGLFPAPLHPADAMRQVEQWCGAPGAVVIGPTERHPQQLGGLLSHIGTGGNLVNDAHLAALALEHRAGIVSYDNDFGRFDGVRWDTPDTLLMP; encoded by the coding sequence ATGAAGATCGTCGACGCCAATGTGCTGCTCTATGCGGTGAATTCGGCCGCCGAGCACCACAATGCCAGTAGGCGCTGGCTCGACAACGCACTCTCGGGCGCCGACACAGTCGGCCTGGCGTGGGTACCGCTGCTTGCCTTCGTTCGGCTGACCACCAAGATCGGGCTCTTCCCCGCGCCCCTGCACCCAGCCGACGCAATGCGTCAGGTCGAACAGTGGTGTGGCGCCCCGGGGGCGGTGGTGATCGGCCCCACCGAGCGCCATCCTCAGCAGCTCGGCGGCCTGCTGTCGCACATCGGCACCGGCGGAAACCTCGTCAACGACGCGCACTTGGCCGCGTTGGCGCTCGAACACCGAGCCGGAATCGTCAGCTACGACAACGACTTCGGACGCTTCGATGGCGTGCGCTGGGATACCCCGGACACCCTGCTGATGCCCTGA
- a CDS encoding antitoxin, producing MRTTVTLDDDTLALVRRRMRERGVSFKQALNDAIRDGAHGRPAPTPFETTVADLGVPAVNLDRALQLAAELEDEELLRRQRRGA from the coding sequence GTGCGCACGACCGTGACCCTCGACGACGACACACTCGCGCTGGTTCGGCGACGCATGCGCGAGCGCGGCGTCTCGTTCAAACAGGCGCTCAACGACGCTATTCGCGACGGCGCCCACGGCCGACCGGCCCCGACGCCGTTCGAGACCACGGTGGCCGACCTCGGGGTGCCCGCGGTCAACCTCGACCGCGCGTTGCAGCTGGCCGCTGAACTCGAAGACGAGGAGTTGCTGCGCCGGCAGCGGCGCGGCGCATGA
- a CDS encoding acyl-CoA thioesterase, whose protein sequence is MSYRWPTLADVIDTLHVVRVDDHHFVATQLDNPGHHIVGGHIAGQALMAASLTAPGRAAHSVHVYYVRAGDARNPVDLHVDVARDGGTLSTRKITARQDGQILLEALASFNVPFESLDYQQPMPDVADPESLAPIQQQLAAHADELDGHWVAPRPFELRYVDPPPRLAIDLAESTPRLRMWWRANGSVPDDEVLHSCLLTYLSGTTMVEPALVMRRATPVSTFNALIDHALWFHRPVDLADWVLSDQVSASGVAGRGLTTSTMYNREGQMVCVATQELYFGRGS, encoded by the coding sequence ATGAGCTACCGCTGGCCGACGCTGGCCGATGTCATCGACACCCTCCACGTTGTCCGCGTTGACGACCACCACTTCGTCGCTACGCAATTGGACAACCCGGGCCATCACATTGTGGGCGGCCACATCGCCGGCCAGGCGCTGATGGCGGCGAGCCTCACTGCGCCGGGCCGCGCAGCGCACAGTGTGCATGTCTATTACGTGCGAGCCGGCGATGCGCGCAACCCGGTCGACCTGCACGTCGACGTGGCACGCGACGGCGGCACCCTGTCCACCCGCAAGATCACAGCGCGCCAGGACGGACAGATCCTGCTCGAAGCGCTCGCGTCCTTCAACGTGCCGTTCGAGTCGCTCGACTACCAGCAGCCGATGCCCGACGTTGCCGACCCCGAATCGCTGGCCCCGATCCAGCAGCAGTTGGCGGCACATGCGGACGAGCTGGACGGTCACTGGGTCGCACCTCGGCCTTTCGAGCTGCGCTACGTCGACCCCCCGCCGCGCCTCGCTATCGACCTGGCCGAGTCGACACCGAGGCTGCGAATGTGGTGGCGCGCCAACGGATCTGTGCCGGACGATGAGGTGCTGCACAGCTGCCTGCTGACCTACCTTTCCGGCACCACAATGGTCGAGCCCGCGCTCGTCATGCGGCGGGCCACGCCGGTCAGCACTTTCAACGCCCTCATCGACCACGCACTGTGGTTTCATCGGCCGGTCGACCTGGCGGACTGGGTCCTCTCGGATCAGGTGTCGGCCAGCGGTGTCGCGGGCCGGGGGCTGACGACGTCGACGATGTACAACCGCGAGGGGCAAATGGTCTGCGTCGCAACCCAAGAGCTCTACTTTGGCCGAGGCTCCTGA
- a CDS encoding S8 family peptidase gives MWTAYVQDLSKPVDLLITSYKGSSANALAAEIFKQLQGIRRGVAHHDDPRVAPVQNYVAARLYFDEVIRVLIPMTKWWLDPKTRNEIDAWMSSDKSAGEHGPDKIAQTVDDVRLLVDAWNKGPQHLDEFFKDPTVGIRSRRTAFERFVALCALVLMVQLPPEETDREPLTPPVLAKVQKKTQGLLVDTSNDDLRELVVDLISTDMSPAKAAKVWQISRNRPASTAIMKSVPTVKADAARRLFELDCTPITWAVVDSGIDTHHIAFGKHPVHKTYDFTYYREVVNLSNVDDVVRKSNLKAIETARKDNPLPSNADRKLKQIATAAYHGQPMRYDLIAEFLELGVDGAPPPPPASEHGTHVAGIIAAGVDEAGGNLVTGMCPGIGLYDLRIIGSDKEDTELAVIAALQFVRHTNELAGGMQIQGVNMSLSIEHDVRNYACGATPVCMEAERLIDSGVVVVAAAGNFGYQNIMVNDQPFNNYLAFSITDPGNAERVITVGSTHHYKPFTYGVSYFSSRGPTGDGRPKPDLVAPGERIYSPVLENDWGYLDGTSMAAPHVSGAAALLMARYPELVGRPDKIKRILCETATDLGRERNFQGHGLLDVLRALQSQ, from the coding sequence GTGTGGACCGCCTACGTGCAAGATCTGAGCAAGCCGGTCGACTTGCTCATCACATCGTACAAGGGCAGTTCGGCCAATGCCCTGGCCGCCGAGATCTTCAAACAGCTGCAAGGAATTCGCCGCGGCGTCGCTCACCACGACGATCCGAGGGTCGCGCCGGTCCAGAATTATGTAGCCGCCCGACTGTACTTCGACGAAGTGATCCGGGTGCTGATCCCGATGACGAAGTGGTGGCTGGATCCGAAGACCCGCAACGAAATCGACGCGTGGATGAGTTCGGATAAGTCAGCCGGCGAACACGGACCCGACAAGATCGCTCAGACGGTCGACGATGTGCGGCTCCTGGTCGACGCCTGGAACAAGGGTCCCCAGCACCTCGACGAATTTTTCAAGGATCCCACGGTCGGGATCCGCAGTCGGCGCACGGCATTCGAGCGCTTCGTCGCGTTGTGCGCCCTGGTCTTGATGGTGCAGCTGCCTCCGGAGGAGACGGACCGCGAGCCGCTGACGCCACCAGTGCTGGCCAAAGTTCAGAAGAAAACGCAGGGCCTGTTGGTCGACACCAGCAACGACGACTTGCGCGAGCTCGTGGTCGATCTGATCTCCACCGATATGTCCCCGGCAAAAGCTGCGAAGGTGTGGCAGATCTCGCGAAACCGTCCGGCGTCCACCGCGATCATGAAGTCGGTGCCGACCGTGAAGGCCGACGCGGCCCGGCGGCTGTTCGAACTCGACTGCACCCCGATCACCTGGGCGGTGGTCGATTCCGGTATCGATACGCATCACATCGCGTTTGGGAAGCATCCGGTCCACAAGACGTACGACTTCACCTATTACCGCGAGGTCGTCAACCTCAGCAATGTCGACGACGTCGTTCGCAAATCCAATCTCAAGGCGATCGAGACCGCTCGCAAAGACAACCCACTCCCGTCGAACGCAGACCGCAAGCTGAAACAGATCGCGACCGCCGCATACCACGGTCAGCCGATGCGGTATGACCTCATCGCGGAGTTCCTCGAACTCGGCGTCGACGGCGCGCCCCCGCCACCACCGGCCAGCGAACACGGCACTCATGTCGCCGGCATCATCGCGGCCGGAGTCGACGAAGCGGGCGGAAACCTCGTCACCGGCATGTGCCCGGGTATCGGTCTGTACGACTTGCGCATCATCGGATCGGATAAAGAGGACACCGAGTTGGCGGTCATCGCGGCGTTGCAGTTTGTCCGGCACACCAATGAGTTGGCGGGCGGCATGCAGATCCAGGGTGTGAACATGAGCCTGTCGATCGAGCACGACGTGCGCAATTACGCATGCGGAGCGACCCCGGTCTGCATGGAGGCCGAACGACTCATCGACAGCGGGGTGGTCGTCGTCGCGGCGGCAGGGAACTTCGGCTACCAGAACATCATGGTCAACGACCAGCCCTTCAATAACTACCTCGCCTTCAGCATCACCGACCCTGGCAATGCGGAGCGCGTCATCACGGTCGGATCCACCCACCACTACAAACCTTTCACCTACGGCGTGAGCTACTTCTCCAGCCGTGGCCCCACCGGTGACGGACGACCGAAGCCCGACCTCGTCGCTCCCGGCGAGCGCATCTATTCCCCAGTGCTGGAAAATGATTGGGGCTATCTGGACGGCACCAGCATGGCCGCTCCCCACGTCAGCGGCGCCGCGGCGCTACTGATGGCGCGCTATCCAGAACTCGTCGGACGTCCCGACAAGATCAAGAGGATTCTCTGCGAGACAGCGACCGATCTCGGACGCGAGCGCAACTTTCAGGGTCACGGCTTACTCGATGTCCTTCGTGCATTACAGAGTCAATGA
- a CDS encoding patatin-like phospholipase family protein codes for MTSARLDELITPVRQAQDDGGRQPEKGLALCLSGGGYRAMVFHVGVLWRLNEVSLLAKLDRISSVSGGSITAGVLAKNWTQLTWDTRRVASNFDEQIVKPVRKMSETAVDVKAVLEGMLPFGDSAAGRVAAAYRKHLFGDTSLQQLPDTPRFIFNSTNLESGVLLRFSKPYLADYRVGRIVNPDIALAVAVAASSAFPPVLSPCTLHLKGQTWIDEQGNTLTGPGFRDEIKVTDGGVYDNLGLETAWKRYTSIIVSDAGGEVAADDDPPTDPLRQTSRVLDLIHNQALAMRKRQVIGSFKSGLRQGMYIGIRSQVAKYGGAVLPANPDRTRELAEVKTRLAPMSDADQERLINWGYVICDAGLRTHMSGELTDLEKTELPYPSEALT; via the coding sequence ATGACCAGTGCCAGGTTGGACGAGTTGATCACTCCGGTCCGGCAAGCCCAGGACGACGGAGGTCGGCAACCGGAGAAGGGTCTGGCGCTTTGCCTATCGGGCGGCGGCTACCGGGCGATGGTCTTCCACGTCGGCGTGCTCTGGCGGCTCAACGAGGTTAGCCTACTGGCGAAGCTCGACCGCATCTCGAGCGTCTCGGGCGGTTCGATCACCGCCGGCGTTCTGGCGAAGAACTGGACGCAGCTGACATGGGACACCCGGCGAGTCGCCAGCAACTTCGACGAACAGATCGTCAAACCCGTGCGAAAGATGAGCGAAACCGCGGTCGACGTCAAAGCGGTTCTCGAAGGAATGTTGCCTTTCGGCGATTCCGCCGCCGGCCGCGTCGCGGCAGCCTATCGCAAGCACCTCTTCGGTGACACCAGCCTGCAACAACTACCCGACACGCCACGGTTCATCTTCAATTCGACCAACCTGGAGTCCGGGGTGCTGCTGCGGTTCAGCAAGCCCTATCTCGCCGACTATCGCGTCGGGCGGATCGTGAATCCCGACATAGCGCTGGCGGTCGCGGTCGCCGCGTCGTCGGCCTTTCCGCCCGTGCTGTCGCCCTGCACGCTGCACCTCAAGGGCCAGACCTGGATCGACGAACAAGGCAACACGCTTACCGGGCCCGGCTTCCGCGACGAGATCAAGGTGACCGACGGCGGCGTATACGACAACCTCGGGCTGGAAACCGCGTGGAAGAGATACACGTCAATCATCGTCAGTGACGCCGGCGGCGAAGTCGCCGCCGACGACGATCCCCCGACCGATCCGCTGCGGCAGACTTCTCGGGTACTCGACCTCATCCACAATCAAGCCCTGGCGATGCGCAAGCGCCAGGTGATCGGCTCGTTCAAATCCGGCCTGCGACAGGGCATGTACATCGGCATCCGCAGTCAGGTCGCGAAATACGGCGGCGCAGTGCTGCCGGCCAACCCCGATCGCACCCGCGAACTCGCCGAGGTGAAGACCCGGCTCGCTCCGATGTCGGACGCCGACCAGGAGCGACTGATCAACTGGGGCTACGTCATCTGCGATGCCGGCCTGCGGACCCACATGTCCGGTGAACTCACCGATCTCGAGAAGACCGAATTGCCCTATCCGAGTGAGGCGTTGACATGA